Proteins encoded in a region of the Streptomyces sp. NBC_01298 genome:
- a CDS encoding OsmC family protein: MTSDSLRSVTVERTGPGMFTATNSRGETITFGTGSGGGFTPVELFLAAIGGCSAADVDVATSRHAEPAEFSVAVHGHKSEDADGNRLTDLEAAFTVRFPAGETGDRARAILPRAVKTSHDKLCTVSRTVEAGTPVAVKVVDTD; the protein is encoded by the coding sequence ATGACATCTGACTCCCTGCGCTCCGTCACCGTCGAGCGGACCGGTCCGGGCATGTTCACCGCGACCAACTCCCGCGGTGAAACGATCACCTTCGGCACCGGATCGGGCGGGGGCTTCACCCCCGTCGAACTCTTCCTCGCCGCGATCGGTGGCTGCTCCGCGGCCGACGTGGACGTCGCCACCAGCCGGCACGCCGAACCCGCCGAGTTCTCGGTTGCCGTCCACGGGCACAAGAGCGAAGACGCGGACGGCAACCGCCTGACGGACCTGGAAGCGGCCTTCACGGTCCGCTTCCCGGCGGGCGAGACCGGCGACCGGGCCCGTGCGATCCTGCCCCGCGCGGTGAAGACCTCCCACGACAAGCTCTGCACGGTCAGCCGCACCGTGGAGGCCGGAACCCCGGTCGCCGTAAAGGTCGTGGACACGGACTGA
- a CDS encoding transglycosylase SLT domain-containing protein, with amino-acid sequence MSNVVIRRIAASKKTLAGTVLALGVAGSMLAAVPAQAAPMSAKAIAQQMIKDPAQFAAFNNIVSRESGWDHTATNSSSGAYGLVQALPASKMASAGSDWKTNPATQIKWGLDYMNSRYGSPAGAWTFWQNHHWY; translated from the coding sequence GTGTCCAACGTCGTCATCCGCCGCATCGCCGCTTCGAAGAAGACCCTCGCGGGTACCGTCCTCGCCCTGGGTGTCGCCGGTTCCATGCTGGCCGCGGTTCCCGCGCAGGCCGCCCCGATGAGTGCCAAGGCGATCGCCCAGCAGATGATCAAGGACCCGGCTCAGTTCGCGGCGTTCAACAACATCGTTTCCCGTGAGAGCGGCTGGGACCACACCGCCACGAACTCCTCCTCGGGCGCCTACGGCCTGGTCCAGGCCCTGCCGGCCTCGAAGATGGCCTCGGCGGGCTCGGACTGGAAGACCAACCCGGCCACCCAGATCAAGTGGGGCCTGGACTACATGAACTCCCGCTACGGCAGCCCCGCCGGCGCCTGGACCTTCTGGCAGAACCACCACTGGTACTAA
- a CDS encoding GNAT family N-acetyltransferase produces the protein MSTRTTLPIAGYGIRFARSSESGAVAALLARAFSDDPVMAWMIRVPADRERRIARYFELAQRQVRPRAGGVRVAATGDGRLLAAALWSGPGRWKTSAPGELAALPRYVRVFGLRGMSRAGEVQNLMHGAHPDAPHWYLPSVGTDPGLQGAGVGSALLRQQLTDCDRLGLPAYLESSKAANVPFYERLGFRVTSELRLPQGGPALWPMWREPSSEEAHGPVELG, from the coding sequence ATGAGCACCCGTACGACACTGCCCATCGCCGGGTACGGCATCCGGTTCGCCCGGTCCTCCGAGTCCGGGGCGGTCGCCGCCCTGCTGGCCCGCGCCTTCTCCGACGACCCGGTCATGGCATGGATGATCCGCGTCCCGGCCGACCGGGAACGCCGGATCGCCCGCTACTTCGAGCTCGCCCAGCGCCAGGTACGACCCCGAGCGGGCGGGGTACGGGTCGCCGCGACCGGCGACGGGCGGTTGCTGGCGGCCGCGTTGTGGTCGGGGCCCGGGCGCTGGAAGACCTCCGCGCCGGGAGAGCTGGCGGCACTCCCCCGGTACGTACGCGTCTTCGGTCTCCGTGGGATGTCGCGAGCCGGTGAGGTCCAGAACCTCATGCACGGCGCCCATCCGGACGCCCCCCACTGGTACCTGCCGTCCGTGGGAACGGACCCGGGGCTCCAAGGGGCGGGGGTCGGATCGGCGCTGCTGCGCCAGCAGTTGACCGACTGCGACAGGCTCGGGCTACCCGCCTACCTGGAGTCGAGCAAGGCCGCCAACGTTCCCTTCTACGAACGGCTCGGCTTCCGCGTCACCTCCGAACTCCGCCTCCCGCAGGGCGGACCCGCCCTCTGGCCCATGTGGCGCGAACCCTCATCGGAGGAGGCGCATGGGCCCGTCGAGCTCGGGTAG
- a CDS encoding SRPBCC family protein, with protein MSHVEEYVEVNVPVRTAYNQWTQFEDFPAFMEGVERIVQRTDTLTHWVTNVNGVQREFDAQITEQLPDRRVAWMTVDGEARQAGLVTFQPIDATTTKVVLHMNWVPDGLAETAADKLGFVKRQVAGDLKRFKLFIESRGVATGAWRGEI; from the coding sequence ATGTCGCACGTCGAGGAGTACGTCGAGGTCAACGTCCCCGTACGCACGGCCTACAACCAGTGGACGCAGTTCGAGGACTTCCCCGCCTTCATGGAGGGGGTCGAACGGATCGTCCAGCGCACGGACACGCTCACCCACTGGGTGACGAACGTGAACGGCGTGCAGCGCGAGTTCGACGCTCAGATCACCGAACAGCTCCCGGACCGGCGTGTCGCGTGGATGACGGTCGACGGTGAGGCCCGCCAGGCCGGGCTCGTCACCTTCCAGCCGATCGACGCGACCACCACGAAGGTCGTCCTGCACATGAACTGGGTACCGGACGGCCTGGCCGAGACGGCCGCCGACAAGCTCGGCTTCGTCAAGCGTCAGGTGGCGGGTGATCTGAAACGGTTCAAGCTCTTCATCGAATCGCGTGGGGTCGCGACGGGTGCCTGGCGCGGCGAGATCTGA